From Pyrenophora tritici-repentis strain M4 chromosome 1, whole genome shotgun sequence, the proteins below share one genomic window:
- a CDS encoding mannosyl phosphorylinositol ceramide synthase SUR1 produces MRRGVTIFLLVTIVVLGFAVHSVWTLLGLLIATGREDAILREELPAPNSSAINEKPQLIPKIIHQTYINESIPAHWKSPQQSCLDLHPDYEYKLWTDKKSREFIATEYPWFLETFDGYPYPIQRADAIRYFVLHHFGGIYIDLDDGCNRSLDPLLAYPAWVRRTLPTGISNDAMGAVPRHPFFLKAIDSLTDYNRRWPLPYITVMASTGPLFLSLIWRHYNNAGPLDYERVRILFPEEYNNHPWSFFTHHLGNSWHKTDVKVIFWLGRHWMLVTILGFVVGFTILGMLYKFFVLNKRSTGPGSPKMRFLNQRMPFYRRISQKSFEFDDRHEV; encoded by the exons ATGCGCAGAGGCGTCACCATATTTTTGCTGGTTACCATTGTTGTTCTCGGCTTCGCGGTACACAGCGTATGGACACTGCTCGGTCTACTAATCGCGACTGGCCGCGAAGATGCCATTCTCCGCGAGGAGCTCCCGGCGCCAAACTCGAGCGCAATCAATGAGAAGCCGCAGTTGATCCCCAAGATCATTCACCAAACGTATATCAACGAGAGCATACCCGCGCACTGGAAGAGCCCTCAACAGAGCTGCTTGGATCTACACCCGGACTACGAGTACAAG CTATGGACCGATAAGAAATCCCGCGAGTTTATTGCTACCGA ATACCCATGGTTCCTCGAGACGTTTGACGGCTACCCGTATCCCATCCAGCGCGCCGACGCCATTCGATACTTTGTACTTCACCACTTTGGCGGAATCTACATTGATCTCGATGAT GGATGCAACCGTAGTCTCGATCCCCTCCTAGCCTACCCAGCCTGGGTCCGTCGCACACTTCCTACGGGTATCTCCAACGATGCCATGGGCGCAGTTCCCCGCCACCCTTTCTTCCTCAAGGCCATCGATTCACTTACCGACTACAACCGCCGCTGGCCACTGCCTTATATCACCGTTATGGCGTCGACAGGCCCCCTGTTCCTGAGTCTGATCTGGAGGCATTACAACAATGCTGGACCCCTTGATTACGAGCGTGTGCGCATCCTCTTCCCGGAAGAGTACAACAACCATCCGTGGAGTTTCTTTACCCACCACCTAGGAAACAGCTGGCACAAGACCGACGTCAAGGTCATCTTCTGGCTCGGCAGGCACTGGATGCTGGTCACGATTCTCGGTTTCGTCGTCGGCTTCACCATCCTCGGCATGCTGTACAAGTTCTTCGTCTTGAACAAGCGATCCACCGGACCTGGCTCCCCCAAGATGCGTTTTCTCAACCAAAGGATGCCATTCTACCGCCGCATAAGTCAAAAGAGCTTCGAGTTCGACGACCGCCACGAGGTCTAA
- a CDS encoding SPS1, Serine-threonine protein kinase — translation MPGTTIPMREGAELVGEHGYRYLLVKALGQANVWVAVDAATQEKIFIVKQPSDDDVGYGWPLFQHEMIMHELLKGIPTIRQQVDRIPPTSRADPPRIVLEILQSTLWDARRERQFSDVELKGIMRSALSGLRDVHARDLVYADLKMQNILLDGFSHTPSSSATVSNPQITAKLGDLGIVMEPAKGLVQPIIYRAPEVYFRNEISSAADIWSWGLIYCQLLEAQASFHKYGLYDELLQGSSQIQKERSVERAIAHDFGLGSLDYYDGCRLPYHDRSHREGQHWDRLKEKGVPDKEIQFLRWVLNPVPTDRPTAQEILDAGWFTMNEKETGRIAENLKVRVEESRRRNIHRKNSEPLLSSVSSRYQYSGKGAQAPPHIVDSTVLPSTSMTEEKHQPVQFQPVQFQPVAPRPAEQSRPMASRASTHRPAAGSTFMNYSSFMK, via the exons ATGCCTGGAACAACTATACCCATGCGCGAAGGCGCCGAGCTCGTCGGCGAGCATGGCTATCGATACCTACTCGTGAAGGCTCTCGGTCAAGCCAACGTATGGGTTGCCGTCGATGCAGCTACGCAAGAGAAGATATTCATTGTTAAGCAACCCAGTGATGATGACGTCGGCTATGGATGGCCGCTTTTCCAACACGAAATGATCATGCATGAGCTGCTCAAGGGCATTCCCACAATCCGACAACAGGTCGACCGCATCCCACCGACCTCACGGGCTGATCCCCCACGGATTGTACTGGAAATTCTTCAGTCCACGCTGTGGGATGCGAGGAGGGAGCGCCAATTCAGCGACGTGGAACTCAAAGGCATTATGCGCTCTGCGTTGTCTGGATTGCGAGACGTACACGCAAGAGACTTGGTGTATGCTG ACCTCAAAATGCAAAACATCCTCCTCGACGGCTTCTCCCACACACCCTCCTCTTCTGCCACAGTGTCAAACCCTCAAATCACCGCCAAACTAGGCGACCTAGGCATCGTCATGGAACCGGCAAAAGGCCTCGTTCAGCCCATCATCTACCGCGCTCCAGAAGTCTATTTCAGAAACGAAATCAGTTCCGCAGCGGACATCTGGTCTTGGGGCCTGATATACTGTCAGCTTTTGGAAGCTCAGGCCTCGTTCCATAAATATGGACTTTATGATGAGTTGCTGCAGGGAAGCAGCCAGATCCAAAAGGAACGCTCTGTTGAACGCGCTATTGCACATGATTTTGGTCTCGGCTCGCTCGACTACTACGACGGCTGCAGGCTTCCGTACCACGACCGATCACACCGTGAAGGTCAGCATTGGGATCGTCTGAAGGAAAAGGGTGTTCCTGACAAGGAAATCCAATTCCTGCGCTGGGTACTGAATCCGGTGCCTACTGATCGACCCACAGCGCAAGAAATCCTCGACGCGGGATGGTTCACGATGAATGAAAAGGAAACTGGACGTATTGCTGAGAACCTCAAAGTTCGGGTTGAAGAATCGAGGCGCAGGAACATTCACAGGAAGAATAGCGAACCGTTGTTGTCTTCAGTGTCAAGCCGGTATCAGTATTCAGGCAAGGGTGCTCAAGCACCTCCGCATATTGTTGATTCTACGGTTTTGCCTAGTACATCCATGACGGAAGAGAAGCATCAGCCTGTGCAGTTTCAGCCTGTTCAGTTCCAACCCGTGGCACCCAGACCAGCGGAACAGAGCCGCCCGATGGCATCCAGAGCAAGTACACATCGCCCCGCAGCAGGCAGTACATTCATGAACTATTCATCGTTTATGAAGTGA
- a CDS encoding EPL1 domain containing protein translates to MTARATGQRFRQRKLSTKQNLPVVREHEVEQLADDDASRHIPKVETGVEKGEEIEHHLQAVISAAQAAAQGSTGGKIAQLYIPTPDAVASNLQYEDVYPKRFTQPATYIRFSSTVEDTSGCPYCMTSDDVAFLKSYNQKRSKNNQCSEDEFEEVVYFFEETTATKQPYAAVDKSPVLAFEELEAEFDETVSLSARRHAREIYHHWKNQRLLKGNRPLLPSLKFETNLETDDADPYVCFRRREVRQVRKTRGRDAQVTEKLKKLRKELEEARMLMQQVKRREAMIKDQLATDKTIFEQRHTVKELKRKLGIKGDDDELLITQKPAPKPKRAVDVERQRQTLPGMKPTSTRPDGRLVDGDIVYLEEQQAKRTEAIDSFIEDNLVKHQKWNVGWVDATWRPITPPLEPAAAKSDFRTVFTESQLPTPPASVSEEEGADAMAVVPLSKQPDSRRIARIRFATPPDDVPFQDQSRYRRRIGRGGRMMIDRRGVKRQKTERVDDRLADRWRFAGDSSEDEQTYPVDWTDTLHIRYRMMIERQGEKTAAQQPPAASNRRAIEGHNRPAPGTYHAVNQPAPTAANAGK, encoded by the exons ATGACGGCGCGTGCGACAGGACAGCGCTTTCGCCAGCGCAAATTATCTACTAAACAGAATTTGCCAGTTGTGCGCGAGCACGAGGTTGAGCAGCTTGCTGATGACGATGCCTCGCGCCACATTCCCAAAGTCGAGACGGGTGTTGAGAAGGGCGAGGAGATT GAGCATCATTTACAGGCCGTCATCTCTGCCGCTCAGGCAGCAGCACAGGGCTCAACTGGTGGGAAGATAGCCCAGCTCTATATCCCAACCCCGGATGCTGTCGCAAGTAATCTGCAGTATGAAGATGTTTATCCAAAACGTTTCACTCAGCCTGCAACCTACATCCGGTTCTCGTCGACTGTTGAAGATACGTCCGGCTGTCCCTATTGCATGACCAGTGATGATGTCGCCTTTCTCAAGTCTTACAACCAGAAGCGGAGCAAGAACAATCAGTGCTCTGAAGACGAGTTCGAGGAAGTCGTCTACTTCTTTGAGGAGACGACAGCCACTAAGCAGCCTTATGCTGCTGTCGACAAGTCGCCTGTGCTTGCGTTTGAAGAGCTCGAGGCAGAGTTCGACGAGACTGTAAGCTTGTCGGCGCGTCGCCATGCGAGAGAGATATACCATCACTGGAAAAACCAGCGTTTACTCAAAGGCAATCGTCCACTGTTGCCATCGTTGAAGTTCGAGACGAACCTCGAGACCGATGATGCCGATCCATATGTCTGCTTCCGCCGTCGCGAGGTCCGCCAGGTCCGAAAAACGCGCGGGCGCGACGCTCAAGTGACCGAGAAGTTGAAGAAGCTGAGAAAGGAACTCGAGGAAGCAAGAATGCTAATGCAGCAAGTCAAGCGACGAGAAGCCATGATCAAAGACCAGCTTGCCACTGACAAGACCATCTTTGAACAGCGACATACTGTCAAGGAGCTCAAGCGGAAGCTTGGTATCAAgggtgatgatgatgagtTACTCATCACTCAAAAG CCCGCACCCAAACCAAAGAGAGCGGTTGATGTGGAGCGGCAACGCCAGACTTTGCCCGGTATGAAGCCAACGAGCACTCGTCCAGACGGGCGTCTTGTGGATGGCGATATTGTCTACCTCGAGGAGCAGCAAGCTAAGCGGACCGAGGCAATCGACAGCTTCATCGAAGATAACCTTGTCAAGCACCAGAAATGGAATGTTGGCTGGGTCGACGCAACATGGCGGCCCATCACCCCGCCCCTGGAACCAGCTGCCGCGAAGTCAGACTTCCGTACAGTGTTCACGGAGAGTCAGCTTCCCACACCTCCTGCATCTGTGTCTGAAGAGGAAGGCGCTGATGCAATGGCAGTGGTGCCGTTGAGCAAACAGCCCGACTCGCGGAGAATTGCGCGCATACGCTTCGCTACACCACCTGACGATGTACCATTTCAAGACCAGTCTCGCTACCGACGGAGAATAGGTCGAGGAGGGCGCATGATGATTGATCGTCGTGGTGTGAAGCGCCAGAAGACCGAACGAGTAGATGACCGTCTAGCAGACCGATGGAGATTTGCCGGTGATAGTAGCGAAGATGAACAGACGTATCCCGTTGACTGGACTGACACCCTGCACATCAGGTATCGCATGATGATTGAGCGCCAGGGTGAAAAGACTGCTGCGCAACAGCCCCCGGCAGCTTCAAATCGTCGGGCGATTGAGGGGCACAATCGGCCGGCGCCCGGTACGTATCACGCCGTAAACCAGCCTGCACCAACAGCTGCGAACGCCGGCAAGTAA
- a CDS encoding SET domain-containing protein RMS1, producing the protein MADFDSASQAFLAWLRQSGAEISPKIKLEDLRNKDAGRGVVASQDIAEHELLFRIPRASILSVENSILSTEIPAATLSLLGPWLSLILVMLYEYHNGSASNWAPYFAVLPTEFNTLMFWTEDELAELQASAVVGKVGKESADEAFLEQLLPVIEEFADIVFSGDERAKDKAKEMRSLENLELMHKMGSLIMAYAFDVEPATPTKEVDEEGFAEEEEDAALPKGMVPLADMLNADADRCNARLFYEKDCLEMKALKPIQAGEEIFNDYGPLPRSDLLRRYGYVTDNYAQYDVVEIPTDLVSEILVHEGVWQENRLEYLDEQEVLDTGYDIASSTPFTLQESLSPELVVLVESMLLSNEDFERLKSKGKLPKPEKITGQGAGMLHKILQARIAQYTTTLEQDLQMHEEVPPVGTTTIEQRRCAMAKAVRIGEKKLLIQAEEALAEKMARDSGATMKRSREVDEEGDVEMGGTGKKHRT; encoded by the exons ATGGCTGACTTCGACAGCGCCAGCCAGGCCTTCCTAGCATGGCTGCGACAATCTGGTGCGGAAATCAGCCCAAAGATTAAATTGGAGGATCTGAGGAATAAAGATGCTGGGAGGGGCGTTG TTGCCAGTCAGGATATTGCCGAGCACGAGCTTCTCTTTCGTATACCCCGCGCCTCTATTCTCAGCGTGGAAAACAGTATCCTTTCCACCGAGATCCCCGCCGCTACCCTTTCGCTCCTCGGCCCTTGGCTCTCCCTTATCCTCGTCATGCTCTATGAGTATCACAACGGTTCTGCGTCAAACTGGGCCCCCTACTTCGCCGTTTTGCCGACCGAGTTCAACACGCTCATGTTCTGGACCGAAGACGAGCTAGCAGAGCTGCAGGCCAGTGCTGTGGTCGGCAAGGTCGGCAAAGAAAGCGCCGATGAAGCCTTTCTCGAGCAGTTATTGCCAGTGATCGAGGAGTTTGCAGACATAGTGTTTAGCGGAGATGAGAGAGCAAAGGACAAAGCCAAGGAAATGCGCAGTCTCGAGAACCTCGAGTTGATGCATAAAATGGGCAGCCTTATCATGGCCTACGCGTTCGACGTGGAGCCCGCTACACCTACTAAAGAGGTGGACGAAGAGGGCTTCGctgaggaagaagaagacgctGCCCTTCCCAAAGGCATGGTTCCCTTGGCCGATATGCTGAACGCTGACGCCGACCGCTGCAACGCTCGACTGTTCTACGAAAAGGACTGTCTTGAGATGAAGGCTCTAAAGCCCATCCAGGCAGGGGAAGAAATATTCAACGACTATGGTCCTCTCCCGAGGAGCGACTTGCTGCGGCGGTACGGCTACGTCACGGACAACTATGCGCAGTACGATGTGGTCGAAATCCCCACAGACCTTGTCAGCGAGATCCTTGTACATGAGGGTGTATGGCAAGAGAACAGATTGGAGTATCTAGATGAGCAAGAGGTGCTGGATACTGGCTACGATATCGCTTCCAGCACCCCTTTCACACTACAGGAGAGCCTATCGCCTGAGCTTGTCGTTCTGGTTGAGAGCATGCTCCTTTCCAATGAGGACTTTGAGCGTCTGAAGAGCAAGGGAAAGTTGCCGAAACCGGAGAAGATTACGGGACAAGGAGCAGGCATGTTGCATAAGATATTGCAGGCGAGGATTGCGCAGTATACTACTACATTAGAGCAAGACTTGCAGATGCACGAGGAGGTGCCTCCTGTTGGTACGACGACGATTGAGCAGCGCCGGTGTGCCATGGCAAAGGCTGTGCGCATTGGAGAGAAGAAGCTTTTGATTCAGGCGGAAGAAGCGCTGGCGGAAAAGATGGCAAGAGATAGTGGGGCGACAATGAAGAGGTCAAGAGAAGTAGACGAGGAGGGTGATGTGGAGATGGGTGGTACAGGAAAGAAGCACCGAACGTGA
- a CDS encoding O-sialoglycoprotein endopeptidase: MIAIGLEGSANKIGVGVISHPGPNKPPIILANLRHTYISPAGEGFLPKDTAIHHRAWVVRLIKQAVKQAGVKIEEIDCICYTKGPGMGAPLQSVALAARTIALLWGKPMVGVNHCVGHIEMGRSITRADNPVVLYVSGGNTQVIAYSAQRYRIFGETLDIAIGNCIDRFARTLMIPNDPFPGYNVEQLAKKGKNLVDLPYGVKGMDASFSGILAAADLLARGLDESLPDAKRLKTEDGELVTREDMCFSLQETIFAMLVEITERAMAHVGSQQVLVVGGVGSNMRLQQMMGMMARDRGGNVFATDEMFCIDNGIMIAHAGLLEYGTGIKTELKDTTCTQRFRTDEVFVGWRTD, translated from the exons ATGATTGCCATAGGACTTGAAGGAAGTGCCAACAAGATAGGCGTTGGCGTGATATCGCATCCGGGGCCGAACAAGCCGCCCATCATCCTCGCGAATTTACGGCACACGTATATTTCCCCCGCTGGAGAGGGTTTCTTGCCAAAGGATACTGCCATACATCACCGAGCATGGGTCGTGAGACTAATCAAACAGGCTGTGAAGCAAGCCGGTGTCAAGATTGAGGAAATTGATTGTATCTGCTACACCAAGGGGCCAGGAATGGGTGCGCCACTCCAGAGCGTTGCGTTGGCGGCAAGAACTATCGCCTTACTATGGGGGAAACCAATGGTTGGCGTGAATCATTGCGTTGGGC ACATCGAGATGGGTCGCTCAATAACGCGCGCCGATAACCCCGTTGTCCTCTACGTGTCCGGTGGAAACACACAAGTCATCGCCTACTCCGCTCAGCGCTATCGTATATTCGGCGAGACGTTGGATATTGCCATAGGAAACTGCATAGATCGATTTGCTCGCACACTCATGATACCCAACGACCCCTTTCCGGGATACAACGTTGAGCAACTGGCTAAAAAAGGGAAAAACCTTGTTGATCTACCATATGGAGTGAAGGGCATGGATGCCAGCTTCTCGGGTATATTGGCTGCTGCGGACCTCCTTGCACGCGGATTGGACGAATCACTGCCGGATGCCAAACGACTGAAGACTGAAGACGGCGAGCTAGTGACAAGAGAGGATATGTGTTTTTCTCTGCAAGAGACCATTTTCGCCATGTTGGTGGAAATCACAGAGCGCGCCATGGCGCACGTTGGATCCCAACAAGTGTTGGTTGTGGGTGGTGTAGGTTCAAACATGCGATTACAGCAGATGATGGGAATGATGGCAAGGGACAGGGGTGGCAATGTGTTTGCGACTGACGAGATGTTCTGTATTGACAACGGCATCATGATTGCGCACGCAGGTCTGTTGGAGTATGGAACAGGCATCAAGACTGAGCTGAAAGATACCACATGCACGCAGCGTTTCAGAACGGATGAGGTCTTTGTTGGGTGGAGGACTGACTGA
- a CDS encoding LpqC, Poly(3-hydroxybutyrate) depolymerase: MWVVRLTCNEQYAKEVAARKVAEARADAVDVENSKLLTMIDRQTGTITELQNELSKAIESLETLPANAVIAASSDGCGKPLPDKVHLDESVNLSLESDSGITPRKYRLHIPASYDTSSPVPLILSFHGRGKDAEYQEALSQFSNATYGFQGISVYPEGIPNTKGTQQWQGDPDAPASINDVTFTLELLDHIQSRYCIDTSRIYATGKSNGGGFTGVLACDATATTRIAAFAPVSGAFYLDANQQPMPCNPSRKPIPLIDFHGWHDKTIPYGGGINTRGNANSTSIVAYMDDWAKRDGFEVAANTTSYLCSGNMRVTRYSWDDVVIHYNYTNLEHDWPSSFPNGDTKNLLTCKEAEATSIILEWFTKWTL; this comes from the exons ATGTGGGTTGTAAGACTTACCTGTAACGAGCAATACGCAAAAGAGGTTGCGGCGCGAAAGGTTGCTGAAGCGCGCGCCGATGCAGTTGATGTCGAGAACTCGAAGCTACTTACGATGATCGATCGTCAAACCGGTACTATCACAGAGCTGCAGAACGAACTCAGCAAGGCCATCGAATCTCTCGAGACGCTTC CAGCCAATGCGGTCATTGCGGCTTCGAGTGATGGATGCGGCAAGCCACTACCCGACAAGGTTCATCTTGATGAGTCTGTAAACCTTTCACTGGAGAGCGACAGCGGTATCACGCCTCGGAAATATCGCCTGCACATCCCCGCATCCTATGATACCAGCAGTCCAGTGCCGCTTATCTTGTCCTTCCATGGCCGCGGCAAAGATGCCGAATACCAGGAGGCTCTAAGTCAGTTCTCTAATGCGACTTATGGATTCCAGGGAATTTCCGTATACCCTGAGGGGATACCG AACACGAAAGGAACGCAGCAATGGCAAGGCGACCCTGACGCGCCTGCTTCCATCAATGACGTCACCTTTACCCTGGAGCTTCTTGACCACATCCAATCTAGGTACTGTATCGATACCTCGCGCATCTATGCAACTGGAAAGTCGAATGGTGGGGGATTTACCGGCGTCTTGGCTTGCGATGCTACAGCGACGACGCGCATTGCAGCCTTTGCGCCAGTATCCGGCGCCTTCTACCTCGATGCCAACCAACAACCCATGCCTTGCAACCCCAGCCGAAAGCCAATACCACTAATCGACTTCCACGGCTGGCACGATAAAACCATCCCCTACGGTGGCGGGATCAACACTCGGGGCAATGCAAATTCCACAAGTATCGTTGCTTACATGGATGATTGGGCAAAGCGTGATGGTTTCGAGGTTGCGGCGAATACCACGTCGTATCTTTGCAGCGGAAACATGAGGGTCACGAGGTATAGTTGGGATGATGTGGTAATTCATTACAACTACACGAATCTGGAGCATGACTGGCCAAGCTCTTTTCCCAACGGCGACACTAAGAATTTGTTAACCTGTAAGGAGGCTGAGGCGACATCTATTATTCTGGAATGGTTCACAAAATGGACGTTGTGA
- a CDS encoding penicillin binding protein (AmpC, Beta-lactamase class C and other penicillin binding protein), translating into MTDFETNIQNAVTAHEIPGCALAATNRNGSFNYTKTFGSTSMKPSNAKSIQLNTVMWIASCTKLMTAICAMQLVERGQLRLDDPVYDIIPELRSRTIIIGLTDAQVPIEKPHKQAITLRNLLSHSSGLTYDHIPHPKIMAWIKHHNTTPSLSGKLLERFIHPLVFEPGEGWTYGPGIDYVGLMVERVTKMPLEAYMRKNLWEPLGIRDMTFFLSSRPDMKARLADMSRRSEDGKVVHTDEMMPYLDEKGNEMENCMGGHGVLATPEEYIKVLRAVLTCGDGGEQDVILKKESIEEFLKPQLSEASKKEINSLLKNDLVNNAMGATPQAATKSWSLGGLLLLSDSPDGKKAGTMIWGGYPNLRWFVDRTKGLTGLYASQLVPPGDAKSAAMSSLYQEGIYGMC; encoded by the exons ATGACAGACTTCGAGACCAATATTCAGAACGCGGTTACCGCACATGAAATTCCTGGCTGTGCCCTTGCAGCGACCAATCGAAATG GCTCTTTCAACTACACTAAGACCTTTGGCTCAACCAGCATGAAACCATCCAATGCCAAATCTATACAGCTCAACACTGTCATGTGGATCGCATCCTGCACCAAACTCATGACAGCCATTTGCGCTATGCAACTTGTAGAGCGCGGCCAGCTGCGTCTAGACGACCCCGTATACGACATCATCCCGGAGCTGCGCTCCAGGACCATAATCATAGGTCTCACGGACGCCCAAGTCCCCATCGAAAAGCCACACAAGCAGGCCATCACACTGCGCAACCTGCTCTCTCACTCCAGCGGTCTTACTTACGACCACATCCCCCATCCGAAAATAATGGCCTGGATTAAACACCACAACACCACACCCAGTCTCAGCGGCAAGCTCCTCGAGCGCTTCATACACCCGCTTGTTTTCGAGCCCGGTGAGGGATGGACATACGGACCTGGCATCGATTATGTCGGTCTAATGGTTGAGCGCGTGACCAAGATGCCACTGGAAGCATACATGAGAAAAAACCTTTGGGAGCCGCTGGGAATCCGCGATATGACATTCTTCCTCTCTTCGCGGCCAGATATGAAGGCCCGCTTGGCAGACATGTCCCGTCGCAGCGAGGACGGGAAGGTCGTGCATACAGATGAGATGATGCCGTATCTAGACGAGAAGGGCAATGAGATGGAGAATTGTATGGGTGGACATGGGGTTCTTGCGACGCCGGAGGAGTATATCAAGGTGCTTAGGGCGGTGCTGACATGTGGCGATGGGGGCGAACAAGACGTAATCCTGAAGAAAGAGTCGATTGAGGAATTCCTGAAACCGCAGCTGAGCGAGGCGAGTAAGAAGGAGATTAATTCCCTCTTGAAGAATGATCTG GTCAACAACGCAATGGGCGCCACGCCGCAAGCCGCCACCAAGTCATGGAGTCTAGGCGGCCTCCTACTTCTCTCAGACAGCCCTGATGGGAAAAAAGCCGGCACTATGATCTGGGGCGGGTACCCGAATCTCAGATGGTTCGTGGACCGGACAAAGGGACTTACGGGCCTTTATGCATCGCAGTTGGTTCCTCCGGGTGATGCAAAGTCTGCGGCGATGAGTAGTTTGTACCAGGAGGGTATTTATGGGATGTGTTAA
- a CDS encoding Herpes-BLLF1 multi-domain protein: MSNGENSQYQGELSGYEMGDFSNDAYFKDTGIDMSDSPTDMVTGQPGGIQGGDWAPPPTSQGPQYRAAGAGEEGEILSASQFQALELAVSKGTEVLLALPPEPAAPAFAAPVFTAPVVAAKKAGKPRATKAKEPKKITARVTKPTKTSTKVVKPKKVTKKMERTITELFAQRWTDLTKIEKGRIVDPLVHGIDPMTGAKIGAAGAFLPPPDYEWIGKDLFNTGTANLLTAGRSVDTKDDPSAEKKRIEGIARRILAANKSKMMPERISAISSSPAANIVTSSPYQANIIGNNNAVDLTSADTSSINGGFQNIDTSRNTGELTAQSSTTPNFSNAFSNHETLNNSTSCGTVNTNSFNGINLGAFEPNTVNFDLNAGSFNVDNLSNNDYTNDYTNSYINSFNFDVFGTAGFTPLDANNLSSDMFGITGFTPLDTDQLSSNSFTVPGTNDYTYNLSADVFGTEGPTTIDPRNLSSGSSTMPDANNSSSDSVAASSTNSSSPDSFTPLDTNYLSSDTFTVPGDFDPSSDVCEMEATVDAIIAGEYINKPLILKTTTGTQGRSSTKSGKGFHGNLGGPCGNGIIGPNGVITVPPQVPTDPSAYGLTRQKEALQRNAMLRAQGRRR; this comes from the coding sequence ATGTCCAACGGAGAGAACTCTCAGTACCAAGGCGAGCTGTCTGGTTATGAGATGGGCGACTTCTCCAACGACGCGTACTTCAAGGACACGGGTATCGACATGTCGGACTCGCCCACCGACATGGTCACGGGTCAGCCTGGAGGTATCCAGGGTGGAGACTGGGCCCCTCCACCCACCTCCCAGGGCCCCCAGTACCGCGCAGCTGGTGCGGGAGAGGAAGGTGAGATCCTCTCCGCCTCCCAGTTTCAGGCCCTCGAACTGGCCGTCTCTAAGGGCACTGAGGTGCTCCTGGCACTACCACCTGAGCCAGCTGCCCCAGCTTTTGCCGCACCAGTCTTTACCGCCCCAGTGGTAGCCGCCAAGAAGGCCGGTAAGCCGCGGGCCACCAAGGCGAAAGAGCCCAAGAAGATAACGGCCAGGGTGACGAAGCCCACAAAGACATCAACCAAGGTGGTGAAGCCCAAAAAGGTCACCAAGAAGATGGAGCGAACCATCACAGAGTTGTTCGCACAACGCTGGACCGACCTCACCAAGATTGAGAAGGGGAGAATAGTCGACCCACTCGTTCATGGCATCGACCCCATGACCGGTGCCAAGATCGGTGCGGCTGGCGCATTTCTGCCTCCCCCTGACTATGAGTGGATCGGCAAAGATCTGTTCAACACAGGTACTGCCAATCTTCTCACCGCAGGCCGCAGCGTCGACACCAAGGATGACCCTTCTGCAGAAAAGAAACGCATTGAAGGCATCGCCCGTCGCATTTTGGCCGCCAACAAGAGCAAGATGATGCCAGAGCGCATCTCCGCGATTTCTTCAAGTCCAGCTGCAAACATCGTCACTAGCAGTCCTTACCAAGCCAACATCATCGGCAACAACAACGCTGTCGATCTGACTTCTGCAGATACCTCCTCCATCAACGGTGGCTTTCAGAACATTGATACTTCTCGCAACACCGGCGAGTTGACAGCTCAGTCATCGACCACCCCCAACTTCTCCAACGCCTTCTCTAACCATGAAACGTTGAACAACAGCACCAGCTGCGGCACCGTGAACACCAACAGCTTCAATGGAATCAACCTCGGTGCCTTCGAGCCCAACACTGTGAATTTCGACCTCAACGCTGGTAGCTTCAACGTGGATAACCTCAGCAACAACGACTACACCAACGACTACACCAACAGCTACATCAACAGCTTCAACTTCGATGTCTTTGGCACTGCAGGCTTCACCCCGCTCGACGCAAACAACTTGAGCTCCGACATGTTTGGCATTACAGGCTTCACCCCGCTCGACACCGACCAATTGAGCTCCAACAGTTTCACCGTGCCTGGCACCAACGACTACACGTACAATCTCAGCGCCGACGTGTTTGGCACTGAAGGCCCCACAACCATCGATCCCAGAAACTTGAGCTCTGGCAGCTCCACCATGCCTGACGCCAACAACTCCAGTTCTGATAGCGTCGCCGCGTCTAGCACCAACAGCTCCAGTCCTGACAGCTTCACACCCCTCGATACCAACTACTTGAGCTCTGACACCTTCACCGTGCCTGGAGACTTCGACCCCAGCTCTGACGTCTGTGAAATGGAGGCCACAGTGGACGCTATCATAGCTGGTGAATACATCAACAAGCCCCTCATCCTCAAGACTACCACTGGTACCCAGGGTCGTTCCTCAACCAAGTCCGGCAAGGGTTTCCACGGCAATCTCGGCGGTCCTTGTGGCAACGGTATCATTGGCCCCAACGGTGTCATCACTGTCCCGCCTCAGGTGCCTACTGATCCTTCTGCCTATGGCCTTACCCGTCAGAAAGAGGCTCTCCAGCGCAATGCTATGCTGCGTGCCCAGGGACGTCGTCGCTAG